Proteins from a genomic interval of Oscillospiraceae bacterium:
- a CDS encoding helix-turn-helix domain-containing protein, which translates to MSFNKKVNALLKEKGITKAQLAKAADIPYTTLDSMLKRDTDTEKLKTIYSIAKKLGVSVEYLVFDNVGEAFRNENPVYISENETELINNFRLLDKRGAATVNAVVKQQIDYTQEREKSVMKRSFVSLKENRIPVYSSPAAAGESLPFGDDDFSYYDRGDDVPHNADFGVRISGDSMEPAIKNNCVVWVQRLETVDIGSTGIFVLNGESLCKKLDFRNGKCLLTSINPKYLPIEVLESDDLRVVGKVLGSSIIAG; encoded by the coding sequence ATGAGTTTTAACAAAAAGGTAAACGCACTTCTTAAGGAGAAAGGCATAACCAAGGCACAGCTTGCCAAGGCGGCTGATATTCCCTACACCACGCTGGACAGCATGCTGAAAAGAGATACTGATACCGAAAAGCTTAAAACTATTTATTCTATCGCCAAAAAGCTGGGGGTTTCAGTTGAGTATCTGGTGTTCGACAATGTGGGCGAAGCCTTCCGCAACGAAAATCCGGTGTACATCTCGGAGAACGAAACCGAGCTTATCAACAACTTCCGCCTTCTGGACAAGCGCGGAGCCGCCACTGTCAATGCGGTTGTAAAGCAGCAGATAGACTACACTCAGGAAAGGGAAAAATCCGTTATGAAGCGTTCCTTCGTAAGCCTAAAGGAAAACAGAATACCCGTTTACAGCTCCCCTGCGGCGGCAGGTGAATCGTTACCGTTCGGCGATGACGATTTCAGCTACTATGACCGTGGCGACGATGTACCGCACAATGCGGACTTCGGTGTCCGTATCAGCGGTGACAGTATGGAGCCTGCCATAAAGAACAACTGCGTTGTATGGGTTCAGCGTCTTGAAACGGTGGACATAGGCAGTACGGGAATTTTTGTACTCAACGGCGAAAGCCTTTGCAAAAAGCTGGATTTCAGAAACGGCAAATGCCTTCTTACCTCCATAAACCCCAAGTACCTGCCAATAGAGGTTCTGGAAAGCGACGACCTCAGAGTTGTCGGCAAGGTTCTGGGAAGCAGTATAATTGCAGGATAA